One region of Chryseobacterium sp. C-71 genomic DNA includes:
- a CDS encoding RagB/SusD family nutrient uptake outer membrane protein — MKLNYKKILLAGFLSAAALSFNSCGDEWLDERPLGRPVGEEVPIGGFESLAFGLYASLRTEGGVSDFSYVWTHCIRADDNEKGSTVTDGATDGNVFNNFGYVATNGNILSDWNGHYKIIFDCNELINTAIASGDTSAGTLTNIAEAKAIRAFCYFELRRDFGEIPINLKTIDIPQDEIAPKSTIAQVDAQIIKDLTEAEASLPVQWTSAYLGRVTKGMANTLLAKIYLYQGNWSKALEYSELVINSGAYMLNNSYDAEFTKAGNNSKESIFEIQKAYDFPTKYTNNFYESQGVRGSGTWDLGWGFNVPSTGLVAAYEAGDIRKNTTILVSGGPDIYNSPGLTLPSVPTIAQQYWNGKAYTLPAERIQYAQNKNHWEDIKILRYSDVILIAAEAANELGQTGKAVTYINMIRGRANLGATSASNQGTLRTAIKHERRIEFAMEFERFYDLVRWGDAITVLATQGYADKNKHFPIPQQAIDKAQGILVQNPNY; from the coding sequence ATGAAATTAAATTATAAAAAAATATTATTAGCAGGTTTTCTTTCTGCAGCTGCGCTATCGTTTAATAGCTGTGGCGATGAATGGTTAGATGAAAGACCTTTAGGAAGGCCAGTTGGTGAAGAAGTCCCAATTGGTGGTTTTGAATCTCTTGCTTTTGGTTTGTATGCTAGTTTAAGAACTGAAGGTGGCGTAAGTGATTTTTCTTATGTTTGGACGCACTGTATAAGAGCAGATGACAATGAAAAAGGGAGTACAGTTACTGATGGAGCAACAGATGGAAATGTTTTTAATAACTTTGGATATGTTGCTACAAATGGAAATATTTTAAGTGATTGGAATGGACACTATAAGATAATTTTTGATTGTAACGAATTAATAAATACTGCTATTGCTTCTGGTGATACTTCTGCAGGTACTCTTACAAATATTGCTGAGGCAAAAGCAATAAGAGCTTTTTGTTACTTTGAGCTTAGAAGAGACTTTGGTGAGATTCCAATTAATCTAAAAACAATTGACATCCCTCAAGATGAAATAGCACCTAAAAGTACGATTGCCCAAGTTGACGCTCAAATCATCAAAGATCTTACAGAAGCTGAAGCATCATTACCAGTGCAATGGACTAGTGCTTATCTAGGTAGAGTTACCAAAGGTATGGCAAACACTTTACTAGCTAAAATTTATTTATACCAAGGTAATTGGTCAAAGGCATTAGAATATTCTGAGTTGGTTATAAATTCAGGAGCTTATATGTTAAATAACTCTTATGACGCAGAATTTACAAAGGCTGGTAATAATTCTAAAGAATCTATTTTTGAAATTCAAAAAGCTTATGATTTTCCAACAAAATACACCAATAATTTTTATGAATCTCAAGGTGTTAGAGGAAGTGGAACTTGGGATTTAGGTTGGGGATTCAATGTTCCTTCAACAGGATTAGTTGCTGCTTATGAAGCTGGTGACATTAGAAAAAATACTACTATTTTAGTTTCTGGTGGACCTGATATTTATAATTCGCCAGGACTTACATTGCCGTCTGTTCCTACAATCGCTCAACAGTATTGGAATGGTAAAGCATATACTTTACCAGCCGAAAGAATTCAATATGCCCAAAACAAAAATCATTGGGAAGATATCAAGATTTTACGTTATTCTGATGTGATTTTGATTGCTGCTGAAGCAGCGAATGAACTTGGTCAAACAGGAAAGGCTGTAACATATATTAATATGATTAGAGGAAGAGCAAATCTTGGAGCAACCTCAGCATCTAACCAAGGTACTTTAAGAACCGCAATCAAACATGAAAGAAGAATTGAGTTTGCAATGGAATTTGAAAGGTTTTATGACTTAGTAAGATGGGGCGATGCTATAACCGTTTTAGCAACACAAGGTTATGCAGATAAAAACAAACATTTTCCTATTCCTCAGCAGGCAATTGATAAAGCTCAGGGAATTTTAGTTCAAAACCCAAATTATTAA
- a CDS encoding LamG domain-containing protein, which translates to MKNIIKILGVFSIGMLMFSCQDLERPELGDDFPKDANAPGGTLKFYAAFDGTTNNPLMNAVDSIRAKFPSDNPLSSIDGIKGKALQGAKYKYVKYSSGNDFAQNAKSFSISVWAKKGNLATDHIFSLPSPADYHWSAGSMFLLTEGSSASPVVKFFVKDSAGEKWFEWVGANAVTGFYDGNWHHLVFSYDATTSKMTLYKDGVAHNFVPEWTGHGNVSLEPSKITGLKIGAGPQEFTAAQITAGADDWLKNSWTGGIDQFRMYTAALTSAQVNDLFTNKK; encoded by the coding sequence ATGAAAAATATAATTAAAATCTTAGGTGTATTCTCGATAGGAATGTTAATGTTTTCTTGTCAAGATTTAGAGAGACCAGAGCTAGGTGATGATTTTCCTAAAGATGCTAATGCTCCAGGTGGAACATTAAAATTTTATGCAGCATTTGATGGTACTACAAATAATCCATTGATGAATGCTGTTGATAGCATACGTGCAAAATTTCCTTCTGATAATCCTTTATCTTCAATTGATGGAATAAAAGGTAAAGCTTTACAAGGAGCTAAATATAAATATGTTAAATATTCAAGTGGAAATGATTTTGCTCAAAATGCTAAAAGCTTTAGCATATCGGTATGGGCAAAAAAAGGAAACTTAGCAACAGATCATATTTTCAGTTTACCATCTCCGGCAGATTATCATTGGTCTGCAGGATCCATGTTTTTGTTGACAGAAGGTAGTTCTGCAAGTCCAGTTGTTAAGTTTTTTGTTAAAGATTCTGCAGGAGAAAAATGGTTTGAGTGGGTTGGTGCTAACGCAGTCACTGGGTTTTACGATGGTAATTGGCATCATTTAGTTTTTTCTTATGATGCTACAACTTCTAAAATGACATTGTATAAAGACGGTGTTGCTCACAATTTTGTTCCAGAATGGACAGGTCATGGAAATGTAAGTTTAGAACCTTCAAAAATTACAGGATTAAAAATCGGAGCGGGACCACAAGAATTTACTGCAGCACAAATTACTGCAGGAGCAGATGATTGGTTGAAAAATTCTTGGACGGGTGGAATAGATCAATTTAGAATGTACACAGCTGCCTTGACATCTGCTCAAGTGAATGATCTTTTTACAAATAAAAAATAA
- a CDS encoding glucoamylase family protein yields MNLKSILTITTAIFLCGSCSSESVQEQPPIVETPTTPVNNYTDTQLLEMVQKDALKYFWDYAESNSKLARERYHTDNPGQDANVVSAGGSGFGLMTILVGVKNGYVTKAEAVSRLTTSLNFLQNANRFHGAWPHWMNGNNGQVIPFSQKDDGGDLVETAFLAQGLICVREYFKSSTDSAELALSQKADMLFKGIEWNWYTNGENVLHWHWSPNYNFEINHELRGFDETLITYVMAAASPTFTINKPVYTQGWARNGNIASSGSLYGNPLVVAHNGAGGSVGPMFWSHYSFLGLDPRGLTDDYVNYGNATTNHAKIMYQYSVTNPKGWQGYNSKSWGLTASYSRNPNNGSDDYYAHQPNNADDRGIITPTAALSSMPYTPTESMNMLRFLYNENYSKYIGVAGPYDAYSIHYNWVTPRYLAIDQGTISPMIENHKNQFLWNLFMNAPDVKQGLIKLGFHSTQHGF; encoded by the coding sequence TTGAATTTAAAATCAATATTAACAATTACAACTGCCATATTTTTATGTGGCAGTTGTTCTTCTGAAAGTGTCCAAGAGCAGCCCCCAATTGTCGAAACTCCAACTACACCAGTCAACAACTACACCGATACCCAACTCCTCGAAATGGTGCAGAAAGATGCTCTAAAATATTTTTGGGATTATGCCGAAAGCAATTCAAAACTTGCCAGAGAAAGATACCACACCGATAATCCGGGACAAGATGCTAACGTCGTTTCGGCGGGAGGATCTGGTTTTGGATTAATGACAATTCTGGTTGGTGTTAAAAATGGTTATGTTACGAAAGCCGAAGCAGTTTCAAGATTAACGACATCACTCAACTTTCTGCAAAATGCCAACAGATTTCACGGAGCATGGCCACACTGGATGAACGGAAATAACGGACAAGTAATTCCTTTCAGTCAAAAGGATGATGGCGGAGATTTAGTAGAAACAGCATTTCTTGCACAAGGCTTAATTTGTGTTAGAGAATACTTCAAAAGCTCAACCGATTCTGCAGAACTTGCGCTGTCACAAAAAGCAGATATGCTTTTCAAAGGAATAGAATGGAACTGGTATACCAATGGCGAAAATGTTTTACACTGGCATTGGTCACCTAATTATAACTTCGAAATCAATCATGAACTTCGTGGTTTTGATGAAACTTTAATTACTTATGTAATGGCGGCGGCGTCACCTACTTTTACGATAAATAAACCGGTTTATACACAAGGCTGGGCACGCAACGGAAACATTGCATCATCAGGAAGTCTTTATGGAAATCCTCTTGTTGTTGCTCATAATGGTGCGGGAGGAAGCGTTGGGCCAATGTTTTGGTCACACTATTCTTTCTTAGGACTAGATCCAAGAGGTCTTACTGATGATTATGTAAATTATGGAAATGCGACCACCAATCACGCAAAAATTATGTATCAGTATTCAGTAACGAATCCGAAAGGATGGCAGGGATATAATTCTAAAAGTTGGGGGCTTACGGCAAGTTATTCCAGAAATCCAAACAACGGAAGTGACGATTATTACGCTCACCAACCTAATAATGCTGATGATAGAGGGATCATTACACCGACAGCAGCACTTTCAAGCATGCCCTATACACCGACAGAAAGTATGAATATGTTGAGATTTCTTTATAATGAAAATTACAGCAAATACATTGGTGTTGCCGGACCTTATGATGCCTATTCAATACATTACAATTGGGTGACGCCAAGATATTTAGCAATCGATCAAGGAACAATTTCGCCGATGATTGAGAATCATAAGAACCAATTTTTGTGGAATCTTTTTATGAACGCTCCAGATGTGAAACAAGGCTTAATAAAATTAGGATTTCATTCCACACAACACGGATTTTAG
- a CDS encoding glucoamylase family protein, with the protein MKKLALTGIAALAVISCTTTLSTTQNNSQNKNVASNISDEQLMDKVQKDALKYFWDYAEPNSMLGRERYHEDNIYPDNDKHVITTGGSGFGLATILVGVERGFISRKDAVKRLNTMMDFLAKADRHKGAWSHWINGETGTTVPFGKKDNGGDLVETAFLTTGIIQVREYFKNGNAEEKALAKKCDELWKGIQWNWYTKGGEKVLYWHWSPNYQWEMNFPLQGYNECLITYILAASSPTYSIDAETYYKGWTRNGTYLSDKEKYGLPMYVKHNGAEEYGGPLFWAHYSYIGLDPTNLSDKLIKNYFDLNKNQVLIDYKYCVENPKNWKGYGENYWGLTASYSRNKDGGVGYNAHFPQNDHGVITPTAALSSFPYTPKESMNFLKFIYTQKPEFIGSAGPYDATSIHYDNWTTPRYLAIDQGTIAPMIENYRTGFLWKLFMNAPEIKQGLKKLNFKSEKYNIK; encoded by the coding sequence ATGAAAAAATTAGCACTTACAGGAATTGCTGCCTTAGCAGTTATTTCCTGCACAACAACTTTATCAACCACTCAGAACAATTCTCAAAACAAAAATGTTGCCAGCAATATTTCAGATGAGCAGTTGATGGATAAAGTTCAAAAAGATGCTTTAAAATACTTCTGGGATTATGCAGAGCCCAATTCTATGTTGGGAAGAGAGCGTTACCACGAAGACAATATTTATCCTGATAACGATAAACACGTCATCACAACGGGTGGTTCAGGATTCGGTCTTGCAACTATTTTAGTGGGTGTAGAAAGAGGCTTCATTTCACGGAAAGATGCTGTAAAAAGGCTAAATACCATGATGGATTTCCTTGCAAAAGCAGACCGTCACAAAGGAGCCTGGTCGCATTGGATCAATGGAGAAACAGGAACAACAGTTCCTTTCGGAAAGAAAGATAACGGCGGAGATTTAGTAGAAACCGCTTTTTTGACGACAGGAATAATTCAGGTTCGTGAATATTTCAAAAACGGAAATGCCGAAGAAAAAGCATTGGCAAAAAAATGTGACGAACTTTGGAAAGGAATTCAATGGAACTGGTACACCAAAGGCGGCGAAAAAGTTCTATATTGGCATTGGTCACCCAACTACCAATGGGAAATGAATTTTCCGCTTCAAGGTTACAATGAATGTTTGATTACCTACATTCTGGCAGCTTCGTCTCCCACGTATTCCATAGATGCAGAAACCTACTACAAAGGCTGGACGAGAAACGGAACTTACCTTTCAGATAAAGAAAAGTACGGACTTCCGATGTATGTCAAGCACAACGGTGCCGAAGAATATGGTGGTCCTTTATTTTGGGCGCATTATTCCTATATTGGTTTAGATCCTACGAATTTATCAGATAAATTAATCAAGAATTACTTCGACCTAAATAAAAATCAGGTACTTATTGATTACAAATATTGTGTAGAAAACCCAAAAAACTGGAAAGGCTATGGTGAGAACTATTGGGGATTGACAGCAAGTTATTCACGAAATAAAGATGGTGGAGTAGGCTACAATGCACATTTTCCACAAAATGATCATGGGGTAATTACGCCAACCGCTGCTTTGAGCAGTTTTCCGTACACACCAAAAGAATCAATGAATTTTCTGAAATTTATTTATACACAAAAACCGGAATTCATAGGTTCTGCAGGTCCTTACGATGCAACTTCGATTCATTATGACAATTGGACGACACCACGATATTTGGCTATCGACCAGGGAACCATTGCACCAATGATTGAGAATTACCGCACCGGATTTTTATGGAAATTATTCATGAATGCCCCGGAAATCAAGCAGGGATTAAAGAAATTAAACTTTAAATCAGAAAAATATAACATAAAATAA
- a CDS encoding prolyl oligopeptidase family serine peptidase: protein MNFKLKYLPLLLLPFSLSLHAQEVKTAFNKDVKRTEKISYILYYPQNTKEKVPLVVFLHGSGERGNDLEKVKAHSPFTYKNLIKEPVAILAPQCPADTWWDTVTVYHLIKEIQAKYKIDDSRIYLTGLSMGGWGTLKLAMEHPEMFAAVVSVCAPTDRVMYANIHQYKNLNMKIFHGGMDDVVLPENAFNFYQKLHPINPSAELTIFPNDNHNSWDSTYSNPALYEWMLSKRKEK, encoded by the coding sequence ATGAATTTTAAATTAAAATATTTACCACTTTTGCTTCTTCCATTTTCTTTGAGCTTACACGCTCAGGAAGTCAAGACGGCTTTTAACAAAGACGTAAAACGAACAGAAAAAATATCCTACATTCTCTATTATCCTCAAAACACAAAAGAAAAAGTTCCTTTAGTTGTTTTTCTGCATGGTTCAGGTGAACGTGGAAATGATTTGGAAAAAGTAAAAGCGCACAGTCCTTTTACCTATAAAAATTTAATCAAAGAGCCGGTTGCAATTTTAGCACCGCAATGTCCGGCAGATACTTGGTGGGACACAGTGACGGTATATCACTTAATCAAAGAAATTCAGGCAAAATACAAAATAGACGACTCCAGAATTTACCTTACCGGACTCTCAATGGGTGGTTGGGGAACGTTAAAATTAGCAATGGAGCATCCCGAAATGTTTGCGGCAGTTGTTTCAGTTTGTGCACCGACTGATCGAGTGATGTACGCCAACATTCATCAGTACAAAAATCTCAACATGAAGATCTTTCACGGCGGAATGGATGATGTCGTTTTACCTGAAAATGCCTTTAATTTTTATCAAAAACTTCATCCCATCAATCCATCAGCAGAATTAACGATTTTCCCAAATGACAACCATAATTCCTGGGATTCTACCTATTCAAATCCAGCTTTGTACGAATGGATGCTGAGTAAAAGAAAAGAGAAGTAA
- the bglX gene encoding beta-glucosidase BglX produces MRKLIVIATLALAPMFSAQEIVTKPVQTYQTAQYQAKKKAFVDALLAKMTLEEKIGQLNLPSSGDFTTGLAKSSDIGKKVEQGLVGGLFNIKGAEKIKAVQKVAVENSRLKIPLIFGMDVIHGYETTFPIPLGLAASWDMNLVQQSARVAAREAAADGINWTFSPMVDISREPRWGRVSEGSGEDPYLGSEVAKNMVYGYQGKDLANGTNILACVKHFALYGAGEAGRDYNTVDMSHVRMFNEYFPPYKAAVDAGVASVMASFNEVDGVPATGNRWLQTEVLRDQWKFKGFVVTDYTGINEMVDHGMGDLQQVSALALKAGVDMDMVGEGFLTTLKKSLSEGKVTQAEIDLAAKRILEAKYDLGLFDNPYKHGDVKLAAKEVYNMENRNIARSAAAQSMVLMKNENQVLPLKKSGTVAVIGPLVNNSMNMPGTWSVASKHANAINLMQGLQANYGKDVKFLSAKGANIDYDAKLEDIYAAHGKKTDRDNRSKEALLKEAVEVASKADVIVLAIGESAEMSGESSSRTEITIPQSQVDLLNELKKTGKPIAVVLFTGRPLALTNVKDAPDAILNTWFAGSEAGNAIADVLFGKVNPSGKLPMTFPRSLGQVPIYYNAKNTGRPLDQKLVDKCEYQRFRSNYMDECNTPLYPFGYGLSYTKFNYSDVTVSNANPKGNQTVQASVTVTNSGNYDGAEVVQLYIRDLVGTITRPVKELKGFQKVMLKKGESKKVTFDITPENLKFYNGDLKYDWEAGEFDIMIGTNSEDVKHSKINWTK; encoded by the coding sequence ATGAGAAAGTTAATTGTAATCGCCACTTTGGCACTTGCGCCGATGTTTTCGGCACAGGAAATAGTCACGAAGCCCGTTCAGACTTATCAGACGGCGCAGTATCAGGCAAAGAAAAAAGCTTTTGTTGATGCGCTTTTGGCTAAAATGACTTTAGAAGAAAAAATCGGACAGCTGAATTTACCAAGTTCAGGAGATTTTACTACAGGTCTGGCAAAAAGTTCAGACATTGGAAAAAAAGTAGAGCAAGGACTAGTCGGTGGACTTTTCAATATAAAAGGTGCTGAAAAAATTAAAGCTGTTCAGAAAGTTGCGGTAGAAAACAGCCGTTTGAAGATTCCTTTGATTTTCGGGATGGATGTTATTCATGGATATGAAACAACGTTCCCGATTCCATTAGGATTAGCCGCTTCTTGGGATATGAACTTAGTTCAGCAATCTGCAAGAGTGGCCGCAAGAGAAGCTGCAGCAGACGGGATCAACTGGACGTTCTCTCCGATGGTAGACATTTCACGCGAACCAAGATGGGGAAGGGTTTCTGAAGGTTCTGGTGAAGATCCGTATTTAGGAAGTGAAGTCGCAAAAAATATGGTGTATGGTTACCAAGGAAAGGATTTGGCAAACGGAACCAATATTTTAGCGTGTGTAAAACATTTTGCATTGTACGGAGCTGGTGAAGCCGGTAGAGATTACAATACTGTTGACATGAGCCACGTAAGAATGTTTAACGAATATTTCCCACCTTATAAAGCAGCAGTAGATGCGGGTGTAGCTTCTGTAATGGCTTCTTTTAATGAGGTTGATGGAGTTCCGGCAACTGGAAACAGATGGCTTCAAACAGAGGTTTTAAGAGATCAATGGAAATTCAAAGGTTTTGTGGTTACAGATTACACCGGAATCAACGAAATGGTGGATCACGGAATGGGAGATCTTCAGCAGGTTTCGGCTTTGGCCTTGAAAGCAGGAGTTGATATGGATATGGTTGGTGAAGGTTTTTTAACCACATTAAAAAAATCTTTATCTGAAGGAAAAGTAACACAGGCTGAAATTGATTTAGCAGCAAAAAGAATTCTTGAAGCGAAATATGATTTAGGATTATTCGATAACCCCTACAAACACGGAGATGTTAAATTAGCTGCAAAAGAGGTTTACAACATGGAAAACCGTAATATTGCAAGAAGTGCAGCTGCTCAGTCGATGGTTTTAATGAAAAACGAAAACCAGGTTTTACCTCTGAAAAAATCAGGAACAGTTGCAGTTATCGGCCCGTTGGTGAACAATTCTATGAATATGCCCGGAACCTGGAGCGTTGCTTCAAAACATGCTAATGCAATTAATCTGATGCAGGGTCTTCAGGCTAATTATGGGAAAGACGTAAAATTCCTTTCTGCAAAAGGAGCGAACATTGATTATGATGCTAAATTAGAAGATATTTATGCTGCTCACGGTAAAAAAACCGACAGAGACAACCGTTCAAAGGAAGCTTTATTGAAAGAAGCTGTTGAAGTTGCAAGTAAAGCTGATGTAATTGTTTTAGCCATTGGAGAATCTGCGGAAATGAGCGGAGAATCTTCTTCAAGAACTGAAATTACAATTCCTCAGTCTCAGGTAGATTTGTTAAATGAATTGAAAAAAACAGGCAAGCCAATCGCAGTAGTGCTTTTCACAGGTCGTCCTTTGGCATTAACCAATGTAAAAGACGCTCCTGATGCTATTTTGAATACATGGTTTGCGGGTTCAGAAGCAGGAAATGCTATCGCAGATGTTTTGTTTGGAAAAGTAAATCCTTCAGGAAAGCTACCAATGACATTCCCGAGAAGTCTTGGACAAGTTCCTATTTATTATAATGCTAAAAATACAGGCCGCCCGCTAGATCAGAAACTAGTTGATAAATGTGAGTATCAGAGATTCCGTTCTAATTATATGGATGAGTGTAATACGCCGTTATATCCGTTTGGATACGGTTTGAGTTATACAAAATTCAACTATTCTGATGTGACGGTTTCTAATGCTAATCCAAAAGGAAATCAAACGGTTCAGGCTTCGGTTACAGTAACCAATTCCGGAAATTATGATGGAGCAGAAGTGGTTCAGTTATACATCAGAGACTTGGTAGGAACCATCACAAGACCCGTAAAAGAGTTGAAAGGTTTCCAAAAAGTGATGCTGAAAAAAGGAGAATCTAAAAAAGTAACCTTTGACATCACTCCGGAAAATCTTAAATTCTACAACGGAGATTTAAAATATGATTGGGAAGCCGGAGAATTTGATATCATGATCGGAACCAATTCTGAAGATGTAAAACATTCAAAAATCAATTGGACGAAATAA
- a CDS encoding Nramp family divalent metal transporter, with protein MNFDMKNAWRKDKTSHSLPEVFSSISIPKGSGFWRKYLAFAGPGLMVAVGYMDPGNWATDIAGGSQFGYTLLSVVLISNIFAMVLQHLSVKLGVVAERDLAQACRDHFKPTTNFILWVFCEIAIAACDLAEVIGSAIALNLLFGIPLTWGIVITTIDVLIILMLQAKGFRWIESIVAGLMFIILVCFGYEIIISKPEINAILGGLIPQKEIITNPAMLYIGIGILGATVMPHNLYLHSSIVQTRDYTRDKEGKKEAIKFATLDSTVSLLLAFFINAAILILAAATFHTTGNEHIADIHDAYKMLTPILGASMASIAFAIALLASGQNSTLTGTLAGQIVMEGFLNIRLKPWLRRLITRLIAVIPALIVTIIYGEKGTTDLLVLSQVILSMQLSFAVVPLVMFTSDKGKMGDFVNKPFLKICVWIITAVIIILNLYLLYQTFFGE; from the coding sequence ATGAACTTCGATATGAAAAACGCTTGGCGAAAAGATAAAACATCACACTCATTACCAGAGGTATTTTCCTCAATTTCTATCCCTAAAGGTTCTGGTTTTTGGCGGAAATATTTGGCATTTGCCGGTCCAGGACTAATGGTGGCAGTAGGTTACATGGATCCCGGAAACTGGGCAACAGATATTGCGGGAGGTTCACAATTCGGATACACTTTACTTTCTGTGGTTTTAATTTCGAATATTTTTGCGATGGTTTTGCAACATTTATCTGTAAAGCTGGGTGTGGTTGCAGAAAGAGATTTGGCTCAGGCTTGTAGAGATCACTTTAAACCGACTACTAATTTTATTCTTTGGGTATTTTGTGAAATTGCGATTGCCGCCTGCGATTTGGCAGAAGTCATCGGTTCTGCAATTGCTTTAAATTTACTTTTTGGAATCCCATTGACGTGGGGAATTGTGATTACCACAATTGATGTTTTGATTATTTTAATGCTTCAGGCAAAAGGTTTCCGATGGATAGAAAGTATTGTCGCAGGATTAATGTTTATTATTTTGGTCTGTTTTGGATATGAAATTATTATTTCTAAGCCAGAAATCAATGCTATTTTAGGTGGATTAATTCCTCAAAAAGAAATCATTACCAATCCCGCAATGCTATACATTGGTATTGGAATTTTAGGAGCAACCGTGATGCCGCACAATTTATATCTCCACAGCAGCATCGTTCAAACCAGAGATTATACCCGTGACAAAGAAGGAAAAAAAGAAGCGATAAAATTCGCAACCTTAGACAGTACAGTCTCCTTGTTATTAGCGTTTTTCATTAATGCCGCCATATTAATTTTAGCCGCAGCAACATTTCACACGACAGGAAACGAACATATTGCTGATATTCATGATGCGTACAAGATGCTGACCCCGATTTTGGGAGCATCAATGGCAAGTATTGCTTTTGCGATTGCACTTTTAGCTTCAGGACAAAACTCTACATTAACAGGAACACTTGCCGGACAAATTGTAATGGAAGGTTTCTTAAATATCAGATTAAAACCTTGGCTTAGAAGACTTATTACCCGATTAATCGCCGTGATTCCGGCATTGATTGTAACCATTATTTATGGTGAAAAAGGAACAACAGACCTGCTGGTTTTGAGCCAAGTGATTTTATCAATGCAGCTGAGTTTTGCCGTAGTTCCGCTTGTTATGTTTACCAGTGACAAAGGAAAAATGGGTGATTTCGTCAACAAACCATTTCTAAAAATCTGTGTCTGGATTATTACTGCTGTTATTATTATTTTGAATTTATATCTTTTGTACCAAACGTTTTTCGGGGAATAA
- a CDS encoding OmpA family protein, producing MSLNIIDLIKGQLGSALVTQAASQLGESESGISKAIGGLLPAVVGGLANNSDNPAVLDAITGAPSQGVLGNLLGLASENTWVQSLLASIFGDKLSGLVNSIATYAGISNNSSASLLNLVTGATVGSVGKYAADNNLDRSGISSLLNDQKGIVSSLLPAGLSLASLNVGDWAKGYKFDNDNDTIKTTPTTPLPNPAQHEEKKVEVTRSVADGGTFPDRPTTTSDGGSIWKWLLPLLLLIAASYFLWKQCDKKETTTTTTVAGDTLNTTTDSSAMQNDTATTMTTNKVDENIDLNGTALKGYKGGMEDNMINFLKSGSYTSAADDAALKDNWYNFDHVNFKMGSSTELEAGSQGQLENLVAILKAYPDAKVKIGGYTDKVGNEAANVKLSGERATYIKDWLAKQGVGAQVTGADGYGSKFATVDASASDAERAADRKMAVRFTK from the coding sequence ATGTCATTAAACATCATCGATTTAATTAAAGGACAGCTTGGTTCTGCATTGGTAACGCAAGCTGCTTCGCAATTGGGCGAAAGTGAATCTGGTATTTCAAAAGCCATCGGAGGTTTGTTACCCGCAGTTGTGGGAGGTTTGGCAAACAATTCAGACAATCCTGCAGTATTAGATGCAATTACCGGTGCTCCTTCTCAGGGAGTTTTAGGAAATCTTTTAGGATTGGCTTCAGAAAATACATGGGTACAAAGTTTATTAGCATCAATTTTTGGTGATAAACTGAGCGGTTTGGTTAATTCTATTGCAACTTATGCAGGAATCAGTAATAATTCATCTGCTTCTTTACTAAATTTAGTAACCGGAGCCACTGTAGGTTCTGTAGGAAAGTATGCAGCTGATAATAACCTTGACCGATCGGGGATTTCAAGTTTATTGAATGATCAGAAAGGTATTGTTTCATCATTATTGCCAGCAGGTCTATCTTTGGCATCATTAAATGTTGGAGATTGGGCAAAAGGCTACAAGTTTGATAATGATAACGACACCATCAAAACTACACCGACTACACCTCTTCCAAATCCTGCTCAGCATGAAGAGAAAAAAGTCGAAGTAACGAGAAGCGTTGCTGATGGTGGAACTTTCCCAGACAGACCTACAACGACTTCTGACGGAGGGTCAATATGGAAATGGCTTTTACCCTTACTGTTATTAATTGCTGCATCATACTTTTTGTGGAAGCAATGCGATAAAAAAGAAACTACTACCACAACAACCGTTGCAGGTGATACTTTAAATACTACGACAGATAGTTCTGCAATGCAAAATGACACTGCAACTACAATGACAACCAATAAAGTTGACGAAAACATTGATCTGAACGGTACTGCATTAAAAGGTTACAAAGGAGGAATGGAAGATAATATGATTAACTTCCTAAAAAGTGGATCTTATACAAGTGCAGCTGACGACGCAGCTTTAAAAGATAACTGGTATAATTTTGACCATGTTAATTTTAAAATGGGAAGCTCAACTGAATTGGAAGCAGGCTCTCAAGGTCAGCTGGAAAATTTAGTTGCTATTTTGAAAGCCTATCCAGATGCCAAAGTTAAAATCGGTGGATATACTGACAAAGTGGGTAATGAAGCTGCAAACGTAAAACTTTCAGGAGAAAGAGCGACTTACATCAAAGATTGGTTGGCTAAACAAGGCGTTGGTGCACAAGTTACAGGAGCGGACGGTTACGGAAGTAAATTCGCTACTGTTGACGCAAGTGCTTCTGATGCAGAAAGAGCTGCTGACCGAAAAATGGCTGTAAGATTTACAAAATAA